The following are from one region of the Carnobacterium gallinarum DSM 4847 genome:
- the yycF gene encoding response regulator YycF, producing the protein MKKILVVDDEKPISDIVKFNLTKEGYEVSTAYDGEEALQMVPEVEPDLIILDLMLPKIDGLEVCREVRKNYDMPIIMVTAKDSEIDKVLGLELGADDYVTKPFSNRELVARVKANLRRHGNAAAPVVEEDENNEIEVGALTVHPDAYIVSKRGEKIELTHREFELLHYLAKHLGQVMTREHLLQTVWGYDYFGDVRTVDVTVRRLREKIEDNPSHPGWLVTRRGVGYYLRNPEQE; encoded by the coding sequence ATGAAAAAAATATTAGTAGTAGATGATGAAAAACCGATCTCGGATATTGTGAAATTTAACTTAACTAAAGAAGGATACGAAGTAAGCACCGCTTATGATGGTGAAGAAGCTTTACAGATGGTTCCAGAAGTTGAACCTGACTTAATTATATTAGATTTAATGTTGCCAAAAATTGATGGGCTAGAAGTTTGTCGTGAAGTTCGTAAAAATTATGATATGCCGATTATTATGGTGACGGCAAAGGATTCTGAGATTGATAAAGTCTTAGGTTTAGAATTAGGTGCCGATGATTATGTGACGAAACCTTTCTCTAATCGCGAATTAGTTGCTCGAGTGAAAGCTAATTTAAGACGTCATGGGAATGCAGCAGCACCAGTTGTGGAAGAAGACGAAAATAATGAAATCGAAGTGGGTGCTTTAACGGTTCATCCCGATGCTTATATTGTCTCAAAACGTGGTGAAAAGATTGAATTAACACATCGTGAATTTGAATTGCTGCATTATTTAGCGAAACATTTAGGTCAAGTGATGACTAGAGAACACTTACTGCAAACGGTTTGGGGCTATGATTATTTTGGTGATGTACGAACGGTTGATGTAACTGTCCGCCGTCTTCGTGAAAAAATTGAAGATAACCCAAGTCATCCAGGTTGGTTAGTAACTAGACGTGGTGTTGGGTATTATTTGAGAAATCCTGAACAGGAGTAA
- a CDS encoding lipopolysaccharide biosynthesis protein — MKAQKSAINISIGILSQIVIVLLGFATRKIFISYLGNDANGLNSYFSNLVAMLSLVELGLGSSLLFSLYKPLATHDYSQINQLLNSYKKIYYWIIGVIGILGSLLAFFIPSLVGSTYGFSKSYILTVFTLFILSTMSSYLFTYKRLLLTADQNGYFATIADTVYTVIRGLLQIMIIMKTQNFILFLAVDIFLRLIENFFLSIFIQKKYPYLESLKNSTLQPDVKANLLENTKALAFHRIGTFIMVGLDNILINAFYNLGWVSIFSNYTLISTTLLNLITQFSSGISASFGHLLAEKKLTRLFETYRMANFINFVIVNFATVTLWALFNPFITIWLGENFLFNNWIVLIIVLNFSIASITTINGAIRGAAGLFKPDQYYYILYAFLKIGLAVIFNHFIGIIGIFLATTICYLLKDLVILPRIIYQGIFNKNVRLYYQEFFGYAAVMLLSALLIYLAKVLLYIWLPATTLTFLLLGVVCLIIPNSLAILVYRKSKKYHDSKELILATLLKKKK; from the coding sequence ATGAAAGCTCAAAAATCAGCAATAAATATCTCTATTGGCATTCTCTCACAAATTGTGATTGTCCTATTAGGTTTCGCCACTCGCAAAATTTTCATTTCTTACTTAGGCAATGATGCTAATGGTTTAAATAGTTACTTCAGTAACCTAGTAGCTATGCTTAGCTTAGTAGAACTCGGTTTGGGAAGTAGCCTTTTGTTCAGCCTTTATAAACCTTTAGCTACTCATGACTACTCACAAATCAATCAACTCTTAAATAGTTATAAAAAAATATATTATTGGATTATTGGCGTTATTGGAATTTTGGGTAGTCTATTAGCATTCTTCATTCCTAGTTTAGTTGGAAGTACTTATGGATTTAGCAAAAGTTACATTCTAACAGTGTTTACTCTTTTTATTCTAAGCACCATGAGTTCTTACTTATTTACATACAAGAGACTCTTGCTTACAGCGGATCAAAACGGTTATTTCGCCACAATCGCAGATACCGTCTATACTGTGATTCGCGGATTACTGCAAATCATGATTATTATGAAAACACAAAATTTCATTCTTTTTTTAGCTGTTGATATTTTCTTACGTCTTATTGAGAACTTTTTCCTCTCAATATTTATTCAAAAAAAATATCCTTATTTAGAATCCTTAAAAAACAGTACACTCCAACCTGATGTAAAAGCTAACCTGCTTGAAAATACAAAAGCCCTAGCCTTTCATCGAATTGGCACTTTCATTATGGTTGGGTTAGATAACATTTTAATCAATGCATTTTATAATCTAGGCTGGGTCAGTATTTTCTCAAACTATACTTTAATTAGTACAACCTTATTAAACTTAATTACTCAATTTTCTAGTGGTATCAGTGCTAGTTTTGGACATTTATTAGCTGAAAAAAAGCTAACACGACTGTTTGAAACATATCGCATGGCAAATTTTATTAACTTTGTCATTGTAAACTTCGCTACTGTTACACTTTGGGCATTATTCAACCCCTTTATTACTATCTGGTTGGGAGAAAATTTTCTATTTAATAACTGGATCGTCCTAATAATTGTTTTAAATTTCTCAATTGCCAGTATCACGACTATTAACGGGGCTATTCGTGGTGCCGCCGGCTTGTTTAAGCCAGATCAATATTATTACATTTTATATGCTTTTTTAAAGATTGGATTAGCAGTTATTTTCAATCATTTCATAGGAATTATCGGCATATTTTTGGCAACAACCATTTGCTATTTACTAAAAGATTTGGTTATTTTACCTAGAATTATTTATCAAGGCATCTTTAACAAAAATGTACGTCTGTATTATCAGGAATTCTTTGGTTATGCTGCTGTTATGTTACTAAGCGCTTTACTTATTTATCTGGCAAAAGTCTTACTTTATATTTGGCTACCAGCAACTACGCTAACCTTTCTACTATTAGGGGTGGTTTGTCTCATTATTCCCAATAGCCTAGCTATTTTAGTTTATCGGAAATCGAAAAAATATCACGATTCTAAAGAACTAATTTTAGCCACTTTACTAAAAAAGAAAAAATAA
- a CDS encoding PRD domain-containing protein, whose protein sequence is MRIKKVFNQNAVLIVDGPLEKVAIGKGIGFNKKKNDLVFERDIEQMFVMENEQENFQQLLAQIDEAYFFASERIIEYAEHGLKEKLNEHIHVALADHIAFAMDRLKNGIIVQNKLRKEIEVLYSEEFLIAEWAIEYLSSQFSVTFTLDEAAYISIHIHGARTNKHGNSNSIREITMVSEMARVVGEELDLDFNKADMSLSYSRLVTHLRFVLERFYTNKYHTMDQQVLAIIKKQYDSSYQIALKVATMMKQDFSVILPDDELGYITIHIERLSGLRNQ, encoded by the coding sequence TTGAGAATAAAAAAAGTATTTAATCAAAATGCTGTTCTAATTGTCGATGGTCCACTTGAAAAAGTGGCTATCGGCAAAGGAATTGGCTTTAATAAAAAGAAAAATGATTTAGTTTTTGAACGAGATATTGAGCAGATGTTTGTGATGGAGAATGAACAAGAAAACTTTCAGCAACTTCTAGCACAAATAGACGAAGCTTACTTTTTTGCTTCGGAACGAATTATTGAGTACGCAGAACATGGATTAAAAGAAAAATTAAATGAACATATTCATGTGGCTTTAGCAGATCATATTGCTTTTGCAATGGATCGATTGAAAAATGGCATTATTGTACAAAATAAATTACGTAAAGAAATTGAGGTTTTGTACAGTGAAGAATTCTTAATTGCAGAATGGGCAATTGAATACTTATCTTCACAATTTAGTGTTACCTTTACTTTAGATGAAGCGGCATACATTTCCATTCATATCCATGGTGCGAGAACAAACAAACATGGGAATTCAAATAGTATCCGTGAGATTACAATGGTTTCGGAAATGGCACGAGTAGTTGGAGAAGAACTGGATTTGGATTTTAATAAAGCGGATATGAGCTTATCTTATTCACGTTTAGTTACGCATTTGCGGTTTGTATTAGAACGTTTTTATACAAACAAATATCATACAATGGATCAACAAGTTTTGGCTATTATAAAAAAGCAATATGATAGTAGTTATCAAATTGCATTAAAAGTGGCAACAATGATGAAGCAAGACTTCAGTGTTATTTTGCCTGATGATGAATTAGGCTATATTACGATTCATATTGAACGTTTAAGTGGCTTGAGAAATCAATAA
- a CDS encoding PTS sugar transporter subunit IIA codes for MGLFFNKKSKEAVVQEAGVNEELVAVADGKILPISEVPDPVFAEKMMGEGYAVDPTSDIIVAPIGGKLVQVADTLHAYGIQSDSGVEVLVHVGLDTVNLQGKGFEAKVKIGDTVKKGDPLVKIDREYLIANAPSIIIPVIVTNGNIESYNYDFKGAGSSVAGETVAMVVSKA; via the coding sequence ATGGGTTTATTTTTTAATAAGAAGAGTAAGGAAGCAGTAGTTCAAGAAGCAGGTGTAAATGAAGAATTAGTGGCGGTAGCAGATGGTAAGATTTTACCAATCTCAGAAGTTCCTGATCCAGTATTTGCTGAAAAAATGATGGGTGAGGGTTATGCAGTTGATCCAACATCTGATATTATTGTTGCGCCAATTGGTGGCAAATTAGTTCAAGTAGCAGATACATTACATGCTTATGGAATTCAATCAGATAGTGGTGTAGAAGTGTTAGTTCATGTTGGATTAGACACAGTAAACCTACAAGGAAAAGGCTTTGAAGCAAAAGTCAAAATCGGTGATACTGTCAAAAAAGGTGATCCATTAGTGAAAATTGATCGTGAGTATTTAATCGCGAATGCACCAAGCATTATTATTCCAGTAATCGTAACAAATGGAAATATTGAATCATACAACTATGACTTTAAGGGTGCAGGAAGTTCTGTAGCTGGAGAAACAGTAGCAATGGTTGTTTCTAAAGCGTAA
- a CDS encoding NADP-dependent oxidoreductase, with protein MYAIGFNQFGGPDVFEEIQKDTPIYKKNQLLVKTMMAGVNPYDALLRSGAMKDIRPIDFPIVPGSDLLGKVVEMGSDVTDFKIGELVIATPSIGGYAEFVAVSHKLAIPKPETMSLEMAAGFSSASVTAFWAMTGFAPIQAGNTLIIQGASGAVGSIAVQIAKDYGFNVIGTGNSRNREFVLSLGADEFVAYDEENIPEYLANQGDFVFDASFGGKGAKDGLNLVKDGGYYLSLTAIPKSVPTKKVTIASLQRTKEMTTNKALNYLTDLYQRKGLIMETALVFPLTATGVAAAHQAIDTKTIAGKILLKAR; from the coding sequence ATGTATGCAATTGGCTTTAATCAATTTGGTGGACCTGATGTATTTGAAGAAATTCAAAAAGATACTCCTATCTATAAGAAAAACCAGCTGCTAGTTAAAACGATGATGGCTGGTGTCAATCCCTATGATGCTTTATTGCGTAGCGGTGCTATGAAAGACATTCGCCCAATAGACTTTCCAATAGTTCCAGGATCTGACCTTCTTGGTAAGGTTGTAGAAATGGGGTCAGACGTGACGGACTTCAAAATAGGTGAACTTGTCATCGCCACACCTTCTATTGGGGGTTATGCTGAATTTGTAGCTGTTTCTCATAAATTAGCTATTCCCAAACCTGAAACAATGAGTCTAGAAATGGCTGCTGGCTTTTCTTCTGCTAGCGTAACCGCCTTTTGGGCAATGACCGGGTTTGCTCCAATTCAAGCTGGCAATACATTGATTATTCAAGGTGCTTCTGGTGCTGTCGGAAGTATTGCTGTTCAGATTGCTAAAGATTATGGTTTCAACGTAATTGGAACAGGGAATAGTCGAAATCGTGAGTTTGTTCTCTCTCTTGGAGCAGATGAATTTGTGGCTTATGACGAAGAAAACATTCCAGAATATTTAGCAAATCAAGGTGATTTTGTCTTTGATGCTTCATTTGGTGGAAAAGGAGCTAAAGACGGGCTAAACCTTGTAAAAGATGGCGGTTATTATCTTTCATTAACGGCTATTCCTAAGTCAGTTCCCACTAAGAAAGTAACCATTGCTAGCCTTCAACGAACAAAAGAAATGACCACAAATAAAGCGTTGAATTATCTAACTGATCTTTATCAACGAAAAGGTCTAATTATGGAAACGGCTCTAGTATTTCCTTTAACTGCAACTGGAGTTGCAGCAGCCCACCAAGCTATTGACACTAAAACTATAGCGGGTAAAATCCTCTTAAAAGCTCGCTAA
- a CDS encoding MazG nucleotide pyrophosphohydrolase domain-containing protein, which translates to MEITEFQEWVRDYYLARGWSDLNIFVRIGFLSEETGEVARAIRAIEIGRDRPDEKQQDMAELKENLKEELGDVLGNLLVIANKYDISLEDILIAHKEKLSQRFENN; encoded by the coding sequence ATGGAAATTACAGAATTTCAAGAATGGGTGCGGGATTATTACTTAGCGAGAGGATGGAGTGATTTAAATATATTTGTCAGGATTGGTTTTTTATCAGAAGAAACTGGCGAAGTAGCACGGGCAATTCGAGCGATTGAGATTGGGCGGGATCGTCCAGATGAGAAGCAACAAGATATGGCTGAGCTAAAGGAGAATCTAAAAGAAGAACTAGGCGATGTCTTAGGGAACTTATTAGTGATTGCCAATAAGTATGATATTTCTTTAGAAGATATTTTAATTGCACATAAAGAAAAATTAAGTCAACGATTTGAAAATAATTAA
- a CDS encoding DUF1622 domain-containing protein, with amino-acid sequence MTITDLLKYLIFFLDTVSILIIVWGVLLAFYDFLKSEISTKNRTDTIQRNNIIKNHLGSYILFGLEVLIAADIIESILNPSIQDLLILASIVIIRTVISYFLTKEIEVMKE; translated from the coding sequence ATGACAATTACTGATTTATTAAAATACTTAATTTTCTTTCTAGATACTGTTTCTATTTTAATTATTGTTTGGGGTGTTTTACTGGCATTTTATGACTTTTTAAAATCTGAAATTAGTACTAAAAACCGAACTGACACCATTCAGCGAAATAATATTATTAAAAATCACTTAGGCTCTTATATTTTATTTGGACTTGAAGTCTTAATTGCGGCGGATATTATTGAATCTATTTTGAATCCTTCTATTCAAGACTTACTGATTTTGGCATCCATCGTCATTATTCGTACAGTGATTTCTTACTTCTTAACAAAAGAAATTGAGGTGATGAAAGAATAA
- a CDS encoding class II aldolase/adducin family protein, whose protein sequence is MSDGRIIFEREREDMAKIIQLIFDRKNTNVAGGNFSFKVVDDVGKEYIIMTPTMMSEAYLGRVTPSQVLVVEPHTRKVIAGEGKLTREINLHEAVYDANPEIKAVLHAHAPNSMFWATSGLDMPNLTEATQKVEYIEVLPFEPNCSEELAELVSNHIKDNNLKVPHELLLNSHGVLINTTGDTGMMAIHKALSILDTVEWNAEIAYKQTLFQKLDLLDGYYSKGVKVGDLAGLVDRQPIWNKVVADNGGD, encoded by the coding sequence ATGTCAGATGGCAGAATTATATTTGAGCGAGAAAGAGAAGATATGGCCAAGATTATTCAATTAATTTTTGATCGGAAGAACACCAATGTTGCTGGGGGGAATTTCTCATTTAAAGTAGTCGATGATGTGGGTAAGGAATACATTATTATGACGCCAACGATGATGTCGGAGGCTTATCTAGGTAGAGTGACACCTTCGCAAGTTTTAGTAGTGGAGCCGCATACGCGTAAAGTGATTGCTGGCGAAGGGAAGTTGACGCGGGAAATTAATTTGCATGAAGCGGTGTATGATGCTAACCCTGAAATCAAAGCAGTTTTACATGCTCATGCACCTAATAGTATGTTCTGGGCGACTAGTGGCTTGGATATGCCGAATTTAACTGAAGCAACGCAAAAAGTTGAATACATTGAAGTTTTGCCCTTTGAGCCAAATTGCTCGGAAGAATTAGCAGAGCTGGTCAGTAACCATATTAAGGATAATAACTTAAAAGTCCCTCATGAATTGTTATTGAATAGCCATGGAGTGTTGATTAATACAACGGGTGATACGGGAATGATGGCGATTCATAAAGCGTTATCGATTTTGGATACGGTAGAATGGAATGCCGAGATTGCTTATAAACAAACGTTATTCCAGAAATTAGATTTACTGGATGGCTACTATTCTAAAGGTGTAAAAGTGGGTGATTTAGCCGGATTGGTCGACCGTCAGCCGATCTGGAATAAAGTTGTTGCAGATAATGGTGGGGATTAG
- a CDS encoding PTS galactitol transporter subunit IIC, producing the protein MAIFQSIINYILNLGSAIFVPLIILLLGLVAGMKFKKAFMSAITLGIAFTGMSMVIGFMSDAVGPASEALAKNTGIRLPALDLGWTGAASITWSWSYAFVFFIVVIGVNFLMLVFNLTKTLNVDMWNVWGKALTAYLVYFVSGSLIAGFATAIVQIILELKMGDMFQRHIQDLTGIPLVTVTHLMNISAVLLLPFNLVMDRIPFFNKRADTNALKKKIGVFSENSVMGFIIGLLLGLAAAYGISGSLNLAIQIATAMALFPMISKMFMQSLSPLADAMSEMMKRRFKDREVYIGLDWPILAGRSEIWVTAILLVPVFIGYAMILPGNAVLPLAGIINYSIAVGGLLLTGGNLYRMLTLGVISMPLYLYSATYLAPVLTGLAEKTKAVEIAKGQQITWSSIEGPEFRILFAEMFKGNFFALAGVVVFIGLFVGLYRYMTKAEVPSKRYSEDGAV; encoded by the coding sequence ATGGCGATTTTTCAGTCGATTATTAATTATATTCTAAATCTAGGTTCGGCGATTTTTGTACCTTTAATTATTTTACTATTAGGTTTGGTTGCTGGAATGAAATTTAAGAAAGCTTTTATGTCCGCTATTACATTAGGGATTGCGTTCACAGGAATGAGCATGGTTATTGGTTTTATGTCGGATGCTGTTGGTCCAGCTTCGGAGGCTTTAGCAAAAAATACTGGAATTCGTTTGCCAGCATTGGATTTAGGTTGGACGGGTGCAGCAAGTATTACGTGGTCATGGTCCTATGCTTTTGTATTTTTTATTGTAGTTATTGGGGTTAATTTTTTAATGTTAGTGTTTAATTTGACGAAAACGTTAAATGTGGACATGTGGAATGTTTGGGGCAAGGCGCTAACTGCCTACCTTGTTTATTTTGTTAGCGGAAGCTTAATTGCAGGATTTGCTACAGCGATTGTCCAGATTATTTTGGAATTGAAAATGGGGGATATGTTCCAACGACATATTCAAGATTTGACTGGGATTCCTTTGGTAACGGTAACTCATTTAATGAATATTTCCGCAGTCTTGTTATTGCCGTTTAATTTAGTGATGGATCGCATTCCTTTCTTTAATAAACGGGCAGATACAAATGCATTGAAAAAGAAAATTGGTGTTTTTTCTGAGAATTCAGTAATGGGCTTTATCATCGGATTGTTGCTAGGGTTAGCGGCGGCATATGGCATTTCAGGTTCGCTAAATTTGGCGATTCAAATTGCGACAGCGATGGCGTTATTCCCAATGATTTCTAAGATGTTTATGCAGTCGTTATCACCTTTGGCAGATGCCATGTCAGAAATGATGAAGAGGCGCTTTAAAGATCGTGAAGTTTATATTGGTTTAGATTGGCCGATTTTAGCTGGCCGTTCAGAAATTTGGGTAACAGCGATTCTATTAGTTCCTGTTTTTATTGGCTATGCCATGATTCTTCCAGGAAATGCAGTTTTGCCACTGGCGGGAATTATTAACTACTCGATTGCAGTTGGTGGCTTGTTATTGACGGGTGGAAATCTTTATCGAATGCTGACGTTAGGTGTTATTTCAATGCCGCTTTACTTGTATAGTGCTACTTATTTAGCGCCAGTTTTAACAGGGTTAGCCGAAAAAACGAAAGCTGTTGAGATTGCTAAAGGTCAACAAATTACATGGTCTTCGATTGAGGGGCCAGAGTTTCGGATTTTATTTGCAGAGATGTTTAAGGGGAATTTCTTTGCGCTAGCTGGGGTAGTAGTCTTTATTGGTTTATTTGTTGGTTTGTATCGTTATATGACTAAAGCTGAGGTTCCTAGCAAACGTTACAGTGAAGATGGTGCGGTTTAA
- a CDS encoding PTS sugar transporter subunit IIB has product MSKKLIVACGSGVATSTTIAEKIKTKFENDGIDYPVEAVDYKSIMNELPSASIYVYIAQPDVEVLERAAELTIPVFAGIPFLTGMGMDAIYEEIVKETEK; this is encoded by the coding sequence ATGTCAAAAAAATTAATCGTAGCTTGCGGAAGTGGAGTTGCAACCAGTACAACTATTGCTGAAAAGATTAAAACGAAATTTGAGAATGATGGAATTGATTATCCGGTGGAAGCGGTTGATTATAAATCCATTATGAATGAATTGCCAAGTGCTAGTATCTATGTATATATTGCGCAACCAGATGTTGAAGTTCTTGAGCGAGCAGCAGAGCTGACAATTCCGGTTTTTGCGGGAATTCCATTTTTAACAGGTATGGGAATGGATGCTATTTATGAGGAGATTGTGAAGGAAACAGAGAAGTGA
- a CDS encoding PTS sugar transporter subunit IIA: MTIKEMFQQELIDLQVQANSEEELFKIVAARLLELDYVYPDYVAGITTREQEFPTGLITQYLTIALPHSDTQYVKKPFIYIVRLQEPVLVRQMGDNQEMLVKDIFFLGIKEPTKQVGLLQLLMTLFQSEEFVRALKNEERCEEVYTLFVEKVAELEEEELCQKN, encoded by the coding sequence ATGACCATAAAAGAAATGTTTCAGCAAGAGTTAATTGATTTGCAAGTACAGGCAAACTCTGAGGAAGAATTATTTAAAATCGTTGCAGCAAGACTGTTGGAGCTAGATTATGTGTATCCCGATTACGTCGCTGGAATCACAACGCGAGAGCAAGAATTTCCAACGGGGTTGATCACGCAGTATTTGACTATCGCTTTGCCACATTCAGATACACAATATGTCAAAAAGCCATTTATTTACATTGTACGTTTGCAGGAACCGGTTTTAGTAAGACAGATGGGTGACAATCAGGAAATGCTGGTTAAGGATATATTCTTTTTGGGCATTAAAGAACCTACTAAACAAGTTGGTCTATTGCAATTATTAATGACATTATTTCAATCAGAAGAATTTGTAAGGGCTTTAAAAAATGAAGAGAGATGTGAAGAAGTCTATACGTTATTTGTAGAAAAAGTAGCTGAACTAGAGGAGGAAGAATTATGTCAAAAAAATTAA
- a CDS encoding DeoR/GlpR family DNA-binding transcription regulator, with translation MLKAERRAEILRLLDERNFMTVADVAEAMNVSSMTIRRDVNELGEENQLIRLYGGIQKIDIKDKELTTSEKINLHKDRKEFIGKVMNTLIKDGDVVYVGAGTTILYALPFIDKKDLFVVTNSLIAFNYLVQNTDYKLLLTGGDYAPATEEFIGEHAERAFDTLNLDIAFAATNGIYNNNLTTSNHLQGSVQKAAFAHAKVKIAVSDSTKFNVSDVYTLYHLSDLDYVITDDQIDSETFNYYNQYVPLLNKK, from the coding sequence ATGTTAAAAGCTGAAAGACGCGCAGAAATACTACGATTACTTGATGAACGTAACTTTATGACGGTTGCCGATGTTGCAGAAGCAATGAATGTTTCTAGCATGACCATCCGCAGAGATGTGAATGAATTAGGAGAAGAAAATCAATTAATTCGGTTGTATGGTGGGATTCAAAAAATCGATATTAAAGATAAAGAATTAACAACTAGTGAAAAAATCAATTTACACAAAGATCGCAAGGAATTTATTGGAAAAGTCATGAATACACTGATTAAAGATGGCGATGTTGTCTATGTAGGAGCTGGAACTACAATTCTTTATGCCCTACCTTTTATCGATAAAAAAGATTTGTTTGTAGTCACTAATAGCTTGATCGCCTTTAACTATTTAGTTCAAAATACAGACTATAAATTACTGTTAACTGGTGGTGATTATGCTCCTGCTACTGAAGAATTTATCGGGGAGCATGCAGAACGTGCATTTGATACATTGAATCTAGATATTGCATTTGCTGCAACAAACGGAATCTATAATAATAACTTGACTACTTCCAATCATCTACAAGGAAGTGTTCAAAAAGCAGCCTTTGCCCACGCAAAAGTCAAAATTGCAGTATCCGATAGCACAAAATTCAATGTTTCCGATGTTTATACACTCTATCATCTAAGTGATCTGGATTACGTGATTACGGATGACCAGATTGATTCTGAAACATTTAATTACTACAATCAATATGTACCGTTACTGAACAAAAAATAA
- a CDS encoding 1-phosphofructokinase family hexose kinase — translation MILTITLNPSMDYIYTTSHFELGHLNRFENPKRVVGGKGINSGRTSAILGSEVIVTGVLAGMNGENVAKLLESEKFTTQFKKIPGETRNAVTIMHDDNCHTEMVEEGPPISPLIENEIIQDILDICTANPTIQTICLSGSANTENEFFYKEIIDVLRVQLSPTIKILADISRQQLANVLHSTEKPYFIKPNIHELAELISKDIKNKTDVIKNLDYPGLNDIPLLMVSCGGEGGIVRHQNTLYDLKIPKIQLINPTGSGDATVGGISYGLDQGLPIEETLKYGMACGIANAMETAVGFIQIENVRALLPQIKITKIN, via the coding sequence ATGATTTTAACGATCACTTTGAACCCGTCCATGGATTATATTTATACAACATCCCACTTTGAATTAGGTCACTTAAATCGGTTTGAAAATCCTAAGCGGGTTGTTGGTGGAAAAGGGATTAATTCAGGACGAACCTCCGCTATCTTAGGATCAGAGGTAATTGTAACTGGTGTTTTAGCTGGCATGAATGGAGAAAATGTCGCAAAATTACTGGAATCTGAAAAATTTACAACTCAATTCAAAAAGATTCCAGGTGAAACACGAAATGCTGTCACGATTATGCATGATGACAACTGTCACACAGAAATGGTGGAAGAAGGACCACCAATCTCACCTTTAATAGAAAACGAAATTATCCAGGATATTTTAGATATTTGTACAGCGAATCCAACTATTCAAACTATTTGCTTGTCTGGTTCTGCTAATACTGAAAACGAATTTTTTTACAAAGAAATCATTGACGTTTTACGTGTTCAGTTAAGTCCAACTATTAAAATCTTAGCGGACATCTCACGTCAACAATTGGCAAATGTTTTACATTCTACTGAAAAACCCTACTTTATTAAACCCAACATTCACGAATTAGCAGAATTAATCTCTAAAGATATCAAAAACAAAACTGACGTTATCAAAAATTTAGATTACCCTGGATTAAACGATATTCCTTTATTGATGGTGTCTTGTGGCGGAGAAGGCGGAATTGTTCGTCATCAAAATACTCTTTATGATTTGAAAATCCCCAAGATTCAGCTGATCAATCCAACAGGTTCTGGTGATGCCACGGTTGGTGGGATTTCATATGGATTAGATCAAGGCTTGCCAATCGAAGAAACTTTAAAATACGGCATGGCTTGTGGAATTGCTAATGCAATGGAAACTGCGGTTGGCTTCATTCAGATAGAAAATGTTCGAGCGTTACTGCCACAAATCAAAATCACAAAAATAAACTAA